The following are encoded in a window of Sutcliffiella horikoshii genomic DNA:
- a CDS encoding PH domain-containing protein — protein sequence MSQEVKRFHPAWIAVELFALMKNSIAIFLFLFVLKINSTSDWIVWGRYLFLIGIAWTLIVIVLKWFLYRYEVVGDSFVLKEGVFVKEQRTVSFDKIQNHHSKTTFIHKWFGLTSLTLETGTTVEGSAVNFPVLTVSEKERILSKLLDKDLSEGDVDQEKKEYGGVKKVHSRSSKKDLLKASFTSLSFLAIFPLLTTIYFNLVDFFNIEDTAEGAFDYLLLHWWMLIILFVLAMVISVGIGYLQTTIKYGNYEISDDSERIYIKKGVGSTSSFAISKEKVQAIVVEQSLVKRLLGLASIKLISVGEMKTEEQETSSLYPFMSKHEAYLLLETLLPQYPIQEKMERFPIKVLWYKLLVPYYFTIIAAVGLFIFKKEWLWAAGVVFAISLVTRVLDYFFTSYLRQGNTVQIRKGGLTNETFITHYNRIQQVSVEHSWLQRRFGIATLYFQNRANPLHISELNGVSKDEAEEFYNWFRGKRERLVRRERVS from the coding sequence ATGTCTCAGGAAGTCAAAAGGTTTCATCCGGCCTGGATAGCAGTCGAGCTTTTTGCTCTAATGAAAAATTCCATCGCCATCTTCCTCTTTCTTTTTGTGTTAAAAATCAATTCTACTTCTGACTGGATTGTATGGGGACGTTACCTATTCCTGATAGGGATTGCATGGACGTTGATTGTCATCGTTCTGAAATGGTTTCTTTACCGGTATGAGGTGGTTGGGGATTCTTTTGTTCTTAAGGAGGGCGTTTTCGTAAAAGAACAGCGTACCGTTTCCTTTGACAAAATTCAGAACCATCATTCAAAGACAACCTTTATCCATAAATGGTTCGGTTTGACCTCTTTAACCTTGGAAACAGGAACAACAGTAGAAGGTTCCGCTGTGAATTTCCCGGTCTTGACCGTCTCTGAAAAAGAACGAATCCTTTCAAAGTTGTTAGATAAAGACCTTTCAGAAGGAGACGTTGACCAGGAGAAGAAAGAATATGGTGGCGTTAAGAAGGTTCACTCCCGCTCAAGTAAAAAGGATTTATTGAAAGCCTCCTTTACATCGTTGAGTTTTCTGGCCATCTTTCCGTTGCTTACGACCATCTATTTCAACCTTGTCGATTTTTTCAATATCGAAGACACTGCTGAAGGCGCATTTGACTATTTGCTTTTGCATTGGTGGATGTTGATCATTCTTTTTGTCCTGGCCATGGTCATCTCTGTCGGAATCGGCTATTTGCAGACAACCATCAAGTATGGAAATTACGAAATTAGCGATGACTCCGAGCGTATCTATATAAAAAAAGGGGTCGGAAGCACAAGCAGCTTTGCCATTTCCAAAGAGAAAGTTCAAGCCATTGTCGTGGAACAATCACTGGTAAAACGCCTTCTTGGCCTCGCATCCATCAAACTCATCAGTGTAGGTGAAATGAAAACAGAAGAGCAAGAAACAAGCTCCCTCTACCCTTTCATGTCAAAACACGAGGCGTACTTGTTGCTAGAAACACTGTTACCTCAATATCCCATTCAAGAGAAAATGGAACGCTTCCCGATCAAAGTGCTTTGGTACAAGCTCTTGGTGCCATACTATTTTACAATCATTGCAGCGGTCGGTCTTTTCATTTTCAAAAAAGAATGGCTCTGGGCAGCAGGCGTTGTCTTTGCTATCTCACTGGTCACACGTGTACTTGATTACTTTTTCACCAGCTACCTTCGCCAAGGAAACACCGTTCAAATCCGAAAAGGCGGGCTCACAAATGAAACGTTTATCACCCACTACAACCGTATCCAACAAGTATCTGTCGAACATTCCTGGCTGCAACGCCGATTTGGAATTGCCACCTTGTACTTTCAGAACCGTGCAAACCCGCTACATATCAGTGAACTAAATGGAGTGTCAAAAGACGAAGCCGAAGAGTTTTATAACTGGTTTAGAGGGAAAAGGGAGAGGTTGGTTAGGCGGGAGAGGGTTTCTTAA
- a CDS encoding MBL fold metallo-hydrolase, translated as MLLKFFYDEGLAQASYMVGCQASKEAFIIDPARDILPYIEAATKEGLRIVGALETHIHADFVAGSRELAKRLGAKMYLSDEGDKDWKYENISELPHQLVKDGDEIKLGNILFQVLHTPGHTPESLSFLVTDGGAKTEHPMGIFTGDFVFVGDVGRPDLLEKSAQKKGTADKGAKDMYASLSKLEGLPDYVQVWPGHGAGSACGKSLGAIPSSTIGYERRVNWAFQHDDMESFASELLEGQPEPPKYFGIMKQVNKVGPNFTLELRKPERLDDITILTKKIKEGAQVIDTREAALFSKEHIEGTINIPFNQAFTSWAGWIINYEQPLYLLTDPDKLEEIQKTLQSIGIDNLFYYMDVDLAIRMTSDLESYHDITPKEAKELLEEGAQVIDVRHDSEWKSGHIEGAKHIMLGTLLDRLEEVPEDRPLIIQCGSGVRSAIAISLLQAKGVKDVRNMLGGYARWQKDMQ; from the coding sequence ATGTTACTGAAGTTTTTTTATGACGAAGGTTTGGCGCAAGCATCTTACATGGTTGGCTGTCAGGCTTCCAAAGAAGCATTCATCATTGATCCGGCGAGAGACATTCTGCCGTATATAGAAGCTGCAACAAAAGAGGGGCTCCGTATTGTGGGAGCGTTGGAAACCCATATTCATGCTGATTTTGTGGCAGGATCAAGGGAATTAGCGAAACGCTTAGGTGCGAAAATGTACCTCTCAGATGAAGGAGATAAGGATTGGAAATATGAAAATATAAGTGAGCTACCTCATCAATTAGTGAAAGATGGGGATGAAATAAAACTTGGGAATATTTTGTTTCAGGTGTTGCACACGCCAGGTCATACACCGGAAAGTCTTTCTTTTTTAGTAACAGATGGGGGAGCGAAGACAGAACATCCGATGGGTATTTTTACAGGTGATTTCGTGTTTGTAGGGGACGTAGGCCGGCCGGATCTTTTAGAAAAATCTGCTCAAAAGAAAGGTACAGCTGATAAGGGGGCAAAAGACATGTATGCCTCTTTATCAAAATTGGAGGGTCTCCCGGATTATGTTCAAGTTTGGCCAGGTCATGGGGCGGGAAGTGCTTGTGGAAAATCACTGGGTGCCATTCCTTCTTCCACTATTGGCTATGAAAGAAGAGTAAACTGGGCATTTCAGCACGATGATATGGAGAGCTTTGCATCTGAGCTGTTGGAAGGACAGCCGGAACCTCCGAAGTATTTTGGCATTATGAAGCAAGTGAATAAAGTTGGGCCAAACTTCACCTTAGAGCTACGAAAGCCAGAGCGACTGGATGACATAACTATTTTAACGAAGAAAATAAAAGAAGGGGCACAGGTCATTGATACACGGGAAGCGGCCCTCTTTTCAAAAGAGCATATAGAAGGAACCATTAACATTCCATTTAATCAGGCATTTACTAGCTGGGCTGGTTGGATCATCAACTATGAACAGCCACTTTATTTGTTGACGGACCCTGATAAGCTTGAGGAAATTCAGAAAACGCTTCAATCTATAGGGATCGATAATCTCTTCTATTACATGGATGTGGATCTTGCGATTCGCATGACATCAGATCTTGAGTCCTATCATGATATTACACCGAAAGAGGCGAAGGAGTTGCTTGAGGAAGGTGCACAAGTCATTGATGTAAGGCATGATTCAGAGTGGAAAAGTGGACATATTGAAGGTGCAAAACACATCATGCTAGGCACCTTGCTTGATAGGTTGGAAGAGGTGCCGGAAGATCGTCCTCTTATTATTCAATGTGGGTCTGGTGTTCGGTCAGCGATTGCGATAAGTTTGCTGCAGGCAAAAGGGGTGAAGGATGTCCGTAATATGCTAGGCGGCTATGCAAGATGGCAGAAGGATATGCAATAA
- a CDS encoding FecCD family ABC transporter permease → MKIALERSIPFTIKFIGAIIVFGAVFFAAMVLGAADTAVRDVWLALTSPGTSGDKILIIREIRLPREVAAIFVGAGLSVAGAIMQGMTRNPLADPGLLGLTAGANAALAITLAFLPSINYYGVTIACFIGAAVGAIMVFGLGAMKKGGFSPLRIVLAGAAVSAFLFAIAEGVALTFKLSRDVSMWTAGGIIGTTWGQLQLIIPLITVGLLVALFLSRQLTILSLSEEVAVGLGQKIALVKGILFFVIILLTGASVALVGNMAFIGLMVPHIVRAIVGTDYRFILPMSAILGATFMLFADTLGRTINAPFETPVAAIVAMVGLPFFLVIVRKGGKAFS, encoded by the coding sequence ATGAAGATTGCGTTGGAACGAAGCATTCCTTTTACAATTAAATTTATTGGGGCAATCATCGTCTTTGGGGCGGTGTTTTTTGCTGCTATGGTGCTCGGTGCTGCTGATACTGCCGTTCGAGATGTATGGTTGGCTTTAACTTCACCAGGAACGAGTGGCGATAAAATCTTGATCATTAGAGAAATACGGCTACCACGTGAGGTTGCTGCGATTTTTGTTGGGGCTGGGTTATCGGTTGCTGGTGCCATTATGCAAGGAATGACAAGAAATCCTCTTGCAGATCCAGGACTTCTAGGGTTGACGGCTGGAGCGAACGCTGCTCTTGCTATCACACTGGCATTCTTACCTTCTATTAACTACTACGGCGTTACCATTGCGTGTTTTATTGGGGCTGCTGTAGGGGCAATTATGGTGTTTGGTTTAGGTGCGATGAAAAAAGGCGGATTTTCACCTCTGCGGATTGTCCTTGCAGGCGCAGCAGTCTCTGCCTTTCTTTTTGCCATAGCAGAAGGAGTCGCGCTGACCTTTAAGCTCTCGCGCGATGTTTCCATGTGGACAGCAGGTGGAATTATTGGCACAACTTGGGGCCAGTTGCAATTGATTATTCCGTTAATCACGGTTGGCTTACTTGTGGCTCTATTCCTTTCTAGACAACTGACCATACTTAGTCTCAGCGAGGAAGTTGCGGTTGGCTTGGGGCAAAAGATTGCCTTGGTAAAAGGGATATTGTTTTTTGTCATTATTTTGTTGACCGGTGCCTCTGTCGCACTTGTCGGAAATATGGCGTTTATCGGACTGATGGTTCCTCATATCGTGCGTGCCATTGTAGGAACAGATTATCGTTTCATTTTGCCGATGTCCGCAATTTTAGGAGCTACCTTCATGCTTTTTGCTGACACACTGGGACGTACCATCAACGCGCCTTTTGAAACGCCTGTCGCTGCAATTGTAGCAATGGTCGGCCTCCCCTTCTTCCTTGTTATTGTCCGTAAAGGAGGGAAAGCATTCTCATGA
- a CDS encoding PH domain-containing protein: protein MYMTIKEPSEKIANQAVKVWRISNTIGHGIAIIVLGILLYCSEHYQWYGWIQVTLYIIFGIIVLSAIYSIFIEPVFLQKTWRYEIDEDFVQMKNGKWNESHTLVPMEKVEFVRTEQGPIMRKFELFNLIIGTTTTQHTIPAIPAEKAKRLKAEIAQLAKVKESDLTEREEE, encoded by the coding sequence ATGTATATGACCATCAAAGAACCAAGCGAAAAAATCGCAAATCAAGCTGTAAAAGTATGGCGGATTTCCAACACGATTGGGCACGGTATCGCCATCATTGTATTAGGCATCCTGCTATATTGTAGCGAGCACTACCAATGGTATGGTTGGATCCAGGTTACTCTGTATATAATCTTTGGCATTATCGTTTTATCAGCTATTTACTCTATTTTTATTGAACCTGTTTTTCTTCAAAAGACTTGGCGTTATGAGATTGATGAAGACTTTGTCCAAATGAAAAACGGTAAGTGGAATGAAAGTCATACATTGGTCCCGATGGAAAAAGTGGAGTTTGTCCGAACCGAGCAGGGTCCGATCATGAGGAAATTTGAACTTTTCAACCTTATAATAGGGACCACTACGACTCAGCACACCATACCTGCTATCCCTGCAGAAAAGGCCAAAAGATTAAAAGCAGAGATTGCACAGCTAGCAAAAGTTAAAGAAAGCGACCTGACAGAAAGGGAGGAAGAATAA
- a CDS encoding YwqI/YxiC family protein, giving the protein MSTEIKIKKSEIEQALTQMKASSEALTSSFPSSIGNGNRLDVVNKLNEINRTLEQLTENYKALMLHNEEMTRQSVEQMVEKDQELSSKMLIR; this is encoded by the coding sequence ATGAGTACAGAAATTAAAATAAAGAAAAGTGAGATAGAGCAGGCCCTAACACAAATGAAAGCCTCCTCAGAAGCTCTTACATCCTCTTTCCCCTCTTCAATAGGAAACGGCAACCGATTAGATGTCGTCAATAAGTTGAATGAAATAAACCGCACTTTAGAACAACTGACAGAAAACTATAAAGCCCTTATGTTGCATAACGAAGAAATGACCAGACAGTCTGTAGAACAGATGGTGGAAAAGGATCAAGAGCTGTCTTCCAAGATGCTGATCCGATAA
- a CDS encoding FecCD family ABC transporter permease, with translation MIHPSILRKQRIIVVLLGLLILATIVIGIGIGPASLSFERLLPTILGQGSFKEEFVLFSIRLPRIIITILAGMALALSGAILQGITRNDLADPGIIGINAGAGVAISIFFLYVPINVGSFVYMLPAVAFFGALITAMLIYLFSYQRNGGLQPVRLVLVGVGFSMALSGMMIILISSAERVKVDFIAKWLAGGIWGADWPFILALLPWLLVLVPFTLYKANRLNLLGMSEPVAIGVGVSLEKERLVLLLTAVGLAASAVSVTGGIAFVGLMAPHIAKSLVGPRNQLFLPVAILIGGWLLLFADTVGRNLIDSGIPAGTMVALIGAPYFMYLLLRK, from the coding sequence ATGATTCATCCATCTATTTTAAGAAAGCAACGTATTATTGTGGTTCTCTTGGGTTTACTTATCTTGGCTACTATTGTTATTGGAATTGGCATTGGACCGGCTTCTCTGTCGTTCGAACGGCTACTACCGACCATTTTAGGTCAAGGGAGTTTTAAAGAGGAGTTTGTTTTGTTTTCTATCAGGCTTCCGCGTATTATAATCACCATACTTGCCGGCATGGCGCTTGCACTATCCGGTGCGATTCTTCAAGGGATCACTCGTAATGATCTCGCTGATCCTGGGATTATCGGAATAAATGCAGGTGCAGGTGTGGCTATATCCATTTTCTTTTTGTATGTTCCAATTAACGTTGGTTCATTTGTCTATATGTTACCGGCAGTTGCATTCTTCGGAGCGCTTATCACGGCCATGTTAATTTATTTGTTCTCGTATCAGCGGAATGGAGGGCTTCAGCCTGTTCGGCTCGTGTTGGTCGGAGTTGGTTTTTCGATGGCGCTATCTGGTATGATGATTATCTTAATTTCTTCTGCAGAGCGTGTAAAAGTAGATTTCATCGCCAAATGGCTGGCAGGTGGAATTTGGGGTGCTGATTGGCCATTCATACTGGCATTGTTGCCGTGGCTGCTTGTATTGGTTCCTTTTACTTTGTATAAAGCCAACCGGTTGAATCTGCTTGGAATGAGTGAGCCTGTGGCGATCGGGGTTGGGGTATCTCTTGAAAAAGAACGATTGGTTCTGCTGTTGACAGCTGTAGGATTGGCGGCTTCAGCGGTTTCGGTGACAGGTGGTATTGCCTTCGTTGGTTTAATGGCTCCGCATATAGCAAAATCCTTGGTGGGACCTAGAAACCAATTGTTCCTGCCTGTAGCGATCTTGATTGGCGGCTGGCTGCTATTGTTTGCAGACACGGTCGGACGCAACTTGATTGATAGCGGAATTCCAGCGGGCACCATGGTCGCGTTGATTGGGGCACCTTACTTTATGTATTTATTGTTGAGGAAGTAA